The following coding sequences are from one Arthrobacter sp. 24S4-2 window:
- a CDS encoding ABC transporter ATP-binding protein, translated as MDEPVVHISGFRMDFGDTTVVRDLSFDVRAGETFGFLGSNGSGKTTTIRALLGLYEPTAGVLHINGRPFKPEHGGRLGYLPEERGLYKKEKVMDVMTYFGRLKGMDRHSARQWSLAYLDRVDLASKAATQVDKLSSGEQQKVQLGVTIMNRPELLILDEPTKGFDPVNRRLLMDIIGEQKNDGATVVMVTHQMEEVERLCDRIILLKDGTSEAYGTIDEVQNKYGGRIVRVRHAGPIPPSPHYEVTLEETNYAELSITDATDEAAILRELLDAGVVVRSFTTTKISLEDIFIRVYGDQNTQPARMPASDTARAGG; from the coding sequence ATGGACGAGCCAGTTGTCCATATCAGCGGTTTCCGGATGGACTTCGGGGACACCACCGTGGTGCGCGACCTGTCCTTCGACGTCCGGGCCGGCGAGACGTTCGGGTTCCTGGGCAGCAACGGCTCGGGCAAGACCACCACCATCCGCGCGCTCCTTGGCCTCTACGAACCCACAGCCGGGGTCCTCCACATCAACGGGCGGCCCTTCAAACCCGAGCACGGCGGCAGGCTGGGCTATCTCCCGGAGGAACGCGGGCTCTACAAGAAGGAAAAGGTCATGGACGTCATGACCTACTTCGGCCGCCTCAAGGGAATGGACCGGCATTCGGCGCGGCAGTGGTCCCTGGCTTACCTCGACAGGGTGGATCTGGCCAGCAAGGCCGCCACCCAGGTGGACAAGCTCTCCAGCGGCGAGCAGCAGAAAGTCCAGCTCGGCGTCACCATCATGAACCGTCCGGAGCTCCTCATCCTGGACGAGCCCACCAAGGGCTTCGACCCTGTGAACCGCCGGCTGCTGATGGACATCATCGGGGAACAGAAGAACGACGGCGCCACCGTGGTCATGGTGACCCATCAGATGGAGGAAGTAGAGCGGCTTTGCGACCGCATCATCCTCCTGAAAGACGGCACGTCCGAGGCCTACGGCACCATCGATGAGGTCCAGAACAAATATGGCGGCCGGATCGTCCGCGTCCGGCACGCCGGGCCCATTCCGCCGTCGCCCCACTATGAGGTGACGTTGGAAGAAACCAACTACGCGGAGCTCTCCATCACGGACGCGACCGACGAGGCGGCCATTCTGCGCGAACTCCTGGACGCCGGCGTGGTGGTCCGAAGTTTCACCACCACCAAAATCTCCCTGGAGGACATCTTCATCCGCGTCTACGGCGACCAGAACACGCAGCCGGCCCGCATGCCTGCAAGCGATACTGCACGGGCGGGTGGTTAG
- a CDS encoding ABC transporter permease produces the protein MAQHNLGTVVSFEFVRTVTKARFWIGTLSVPVIMAVVFGLIFLSNTGTRTAAEAQQNARFSISYLDASGLITPGVAAAFGAVAVPSSDAGIREVQSGAVQAFFDFPAHPENAAVKVYGADKGVFENGKYAAVAQAMLAHAVAQKIGSPQLSSLAAGTAEVETVTYQGSAVAGGMNSVIPPLAFLVVFYGLVVLLAGQMLNSTLEEKENRVTEMILTTLKPTTLITGKVLALFMVGLVQVAVFASPILLGALFYRDAISIPEFDASQLVFDPLRMTVGLLILVGGFALFTTTLVAIGAVMPTAKEAGNFMGVMIALIFIPFYSVSLVVSEPHSPIVQVFTYFPFSAPVTALLRNGFGSLGILEAAIVIAILYIGAALMLRVAVRLFQYGSISYTSKVSIRTALKAGSRHAVAAPAEK, from the coding sequence ATGGCACAGCACAACCTGGGCACCGTGGTCAGCTTCGAATTCGTCCGCACTGTCACGAAGGCGCGTTTTTGGATCGGCACCCTGTCCGTGCCAGTCATTATGGCCGTCGTGTTCGGATTGATTTTTCTCAGCAACACGGGCACCCGCACCGCCGCCGAGGCCCAGCAGAACGCCCGGTTCAGCATCTCCTACCTGGACGCTTCCGGCCTGATCACGCCCGGCGTCGCCGCCGCTTTCGGGGCCGTTGCCGTGCCGTCATCCGACGCCGGGATCAGGGAAGTGCAGTCGGGCGCGGTTCAGGCATTTTTCGATTTTCCGGCACATCCGGAAAACGCTGCGGTGAAAGTGTATGGAGCGGACAAGGGGGTGTTCGAGAACGGCAAGTACGCCGCCGTCGCCCAGGCCATGCTGGCACACGCCGTGGCACAGAAGATCGGTTCCCCGCAGCTTTCGAGCCTCGCCGCCGGGACGGCTGAGGTGGAAACCGTCACCTACCAGGGGTCGGCGGTGGCCGGCGGCATGAACTCCGTGATTCCGCCGCTCGCCTTCCTGGTGGTCTTTTACGGGCTGGTGGTGCTTTTGGCCGGACAAATGCTGAATTCCACCTTGGAGGAGAAGGAGAACAGGGTCACCGAAATGATCCTGACAACACTCAAGCCCACCACCCTCATCACCGGAAAGGTGCTGGCCCTGTTTATGGTGGGCCTGGTGCAGGTGGCCGTCTTCGCCTCCCCCATCCTGCTCGGCGCCCTTTTCTATCGTGACGCCATCAGCATCCCGGAGTTCGACGCGTCCCAGCTGGTCTTCGACCCCCTCCGCATGACCGTAGGCCTGCTCATCCTGGTGGGCGGCTTCGCCCTGTTCACCACCACCCTGGTGGCCATCGGCGCCGTGATGCCCACGGCCAAGGAGGCCGGGAACTTCATGGGCGTGATGATCGCCCTGATCTTTATTCCGTTCTATTCCGTCAGCCTGGTGGTGTCGGAGCCGCATTCGCCGATTGTCCAGGTGTTCACCTATTTCCCGTTCTCCGCGCCGGTCACTGCGCTGCTGCGGAACGGTTTCGGCTCGCTGGGCATCCTTGAAGCGGCGATTGTGATCGCAATCCTCTACATCGGGGCTGCCCTGATGCTCCGTGTGGCCGTGCGGCTCTTCCAATACGGCTCCATCTCCTACACATCGAAGGTCAGCATCAGGACCGCCCTCAAAGCGGGATCCCGGCATGCCGTGGCCGCTCCCGCGGAGAAGTAG
- a CDS encoding CapA family protein, whose amino-acid sequence MRLVFLGDVMLGRLVNERLRLAPPAFPWGDTLPVLAQADIRFANLECVLADGGTPQPGKVFHFRSDARNVAVLTAADINSVSLANNHVLDYGADAFRETLPALDRSGILHAGAGPDRDAARRPSIRRVGHTAVGFIAFTDNQPDWEAGPRQPGVYYVPVDERQQGETRVGDLLALVRRTKARAELLVVSAHWGGNWGADVPPAHRDLGRALVDAGADVVFGHSAHIFRGIELYRGRPLIYSAGDFIDDYAVDPEERNDESFIFLVETAAGVPSRVRLFPTVIAGFQARLARKNSRRIAGRMQRLSARLGTPSRWDEDAEALEILVDG is encoded by the coding sequence ATGCGCCTGGTGTTCCTGGGTGACGTGATGCTGGGCCGGCTGGTGAACGAGCGGCTCAGGCTGGCCCCGCCTGCCTTCCCCTGGGGCGACACGCTGCCAGTCCTGGCGCAGGCAGACATCAGGTTTGCCAACCTCGAGTGCGTCCTGGCCGACGGCGGGACGCCACAGCCGGGGAAAGTGTTCCATTTCCGCTCGGACGCCCGGAACGTGGCTGTCCTGACGGCGGCCGATATCAACTCCGTCTCCCTCGCCAACAACCACGTGCTGGACTATGGGGCGGATGCTTTCCGGGAGACCCTGCCTGCGCTTGACCGCAGCGGAATCCTTCACGCCGGCGCCGGACCCGACAGGGACGCCGCACGGCGGCCCTCGATCAGACGGGTGGGTCACACCGCCGTCGGGTTCATTGCCTTCACGGACAACCAACCGGATTGGGAAGCCGGGCCGCGGCAGCCCGGGGTCTACTACGTGCCGGTGGACGAGCGGCAGCAGGGCGAGACAAGGGTCGGGGACCTGCTTGCCCTGGTCCGCCGCACCAAGGCCAGGGCCGAACTCCTGGTGGTGTCGGCGCACTGGGGCGGCAACTGGGGCGCCGACGTTCCGCCCGCCCACCGGGACCTGGGCCGGGCGCTGGTGGATGCCGGGGCCGACGTCGTGTTCGGGCATTCGGCGCATATCTTCCGCGGCATCGAGCTCTACCGGGGCCGGCCCCTCATCTACAGCGCCGGCGACTTCATTGACGACTATGCGGTGGACCCCGAGGAGCGCAACGACGAGTCCTTCATCTTCCTGGTGGAGACGGCAGCCGGCGTTCCCTCACGGGTGCGGCTGTTTCCAACGGTAATCGCCGGTTTCCAGGCACGCCTGGCAAGAAAGAACTCACGGCGGATCGCAGGGCGGATGCAGCGTCTCAGTGCCCGGCTGGGGACGCCAAGCAGATGGGACGAGGACGCGGAAGCCCTCGAAATCCTGGTGGACGGTTAG
- a CDS encoding CPBP family intramembrane glutamic endopeptidase, with protein MSVDPNASAAAGSVRSRIAGHPVAAFLIIAIPLAWLAQCLSILLLGDVTPGLLVELLVLLGTAVLVTAAAEGRPGVRRLFSGVVRWRVGAGWYVIALLALPLLTLLTAVVTGTLREPGSGWAATAGLYFLKAVIIGAVLGNVWEELAWAGVVQRWLMERQGVLAGSLLTAVPFALIHLPQAFAQRGFTATPWADVALSWGVLIGFALVVRCLMGLVYVGTGGSILILGLLHGSMNAAGSLDAADWWQYIPAVVVLTAAVAAYLAVRARTTGQGSSGHALRRRRIRPVRPASP; from the coding sequence ATGAGCGTTGACCCCAATGCATCCGCTGCCGCCGGTAGCGTCCGCTCACGGATCGCCGGGCACCCCGTTGCCGCCTTCCTGATCATCGCCATTCCGCTGGCCTGGCTGGCGCAGTGCCTTTCCATCCTGCTGCTGGGGGACGTGACGCCCGGGCTCCTGGTGGAACTGCTGGTCCTGCTCGGGACCGCGGTGCTGGTCACAGCGGCTGCGGAGGGCCGTCCCGGCGTCAGGCGCCTGTTCAGCGGCGTGGTCCGCTGGCGTGTGGGCGCCGGCTGGTACGTCATTGCGCTGCTTGCCCTTCCGCTCCTGACTTTGCTGACCGCCGTCGTGACCGGGACCCTCCGGGAGCCGGGCAGCGGCTGGGCGGCCACGGCGGGTCTGTATTTTCTGAAGGCCGTGATCATCGGCGCTGTGCTGGGCAATGTCTGGGAGGAACTGGCCTGGGCGGGAGTGGTCCAGCGGTGGCTCATGGAGCGGCAGGGTGTGCTGGCGGGCTCGCTGCTGACCGCCGTTCCGTTCGCCCTGATCCATTTGCCCCAGGCTTTTGCCCAGCGCGGGTTCACGGCAACCCCCTGGGCCGATGTTGCCCTCTCGTGGGGAGTCCTGATCGGCTTTGCCCTCGTGGTGCGCTGTCTGATGGGCCTGGTCTACGTGGGGACCGGCGGGAGCATCCTGATCCTGGGCCTCCTGCACGGGTCCATGAATGCCGCCGGCAGCCTGGACGCAGCCGATTGGTGGCAGTACATCCCGGCAGTCGTGGTGCTGACGGCGGCAGTGGCGGCCTACCTCGCCGTACGGGCCCGGACCACCGGCCAGGGCAGCAGCGGACATGCCCTGCGCCGGCGGCGTATCCGGCCGGTCAGGCCCGCCAGCCCCTAG
- the mgtA gene encoding magnesium-translocating P-type ATPase, with protein MSDVYGQERDPRQISIYTAAQLPSDQVLEQLGSGRAGLNSGEAANRLAELGPNAVRTHQASGWSVFGRQLGSPILILLLITAGLSLFLGDATNSIVIGVILLVSVGLGFANEFRAERAAEALHSRVTHRAVVLRDGTTREVDVTALVPGDVVHLGLGAIIPADIRLLTSKDLLCDESILTGESLPASKDPAQVPAGTVLAELASCAFMGTVIQSGSCTGVVVATGGHAEFGRIALGLGERQPQTEFQLGLKKFSFLLLQVAVVLTSLIFIANLLLQRPLIESLLFSLAIAVGITPQLLPAIVSTSLSTGTRQLARRKVLVKRLVCIEDLGDMDILVTDKTGTLTEGRISFTGALPAFPEMSEGELLTLGLLATETDYSEAKGSSVGQNPLDAALWESRDAAAFEPARYERLDVIGFDHLRRRTSVLVREAGGRVRMVTKGSPEDVLALCGGTSPRVRALLDEQFDAGSRVVAVATRAADALTDISPADEKDLTLAGFLVFLDRPKANARASLDQLESLGITVKIATGDNAKVAEKVCDELGVLSGGTLTGAEVEAMSDEELAAAARQATIFARVSPEQKARIIGLLRLSGGSVGFMGDGVNDALALHKADIGISVDSATDVAKDAADVVLMDKDLGVLAEGVMEGRRIFANTIKYVLMGTSSNFGNMFSAATASVVLSFLPMLPGQILLNNLLYDTGQLAIPGDRVDREQLLAPSHWNISFIRRFMFLFGPISSIFDFATFALMLFAFNAVPGEFRAGWFIESIATQTLIIFAIRTRRVPFLRSRPSIGLLGASLGVVCLGVFLPLSPLAGVLGFDLLPAPFFLALLGMTVLYLVMVEFAKKWFFSRAAQQLAAVPPAVRRRAPSHHISRRAARFSTPKAGIPGGQLVRGGRKRKTKNTHARTTPAR; from the coding sequence ATGTCGGACGTCTACGGCCAGGAACGGGATCCAAGGCAAATATCGATCTACACCGCCGCCCAGCTTCCCTCGGACCAGGTCCTGGAACAGCTGGGCTCCGGCAGGGCGGGCCTGAACAGCGGTGAGGCCGCCAATCGCCTGGCTGAACTTGGTCCCAACGCCGTACGCACGCATCAGGCCAGCGGCTGGTCCGTGTTCGGCCGGCAGTTGGGCAGCCCGATCCTGATTCTGCTGTTGATCACGGCAGGGCTGTCGTTGTTCCTGGGAGATGCCACGAACTCCATTGTGATCGGAGTGATCCTGCTGGTCAGCGTGGGGTTGGGCTTCGCCAATGAATTCCGGGCCGAACGCGCAGCGGAGGCCCTTCACTCGCGCGTCACCCACCGGGCCGTGGTTCTCCGCGACGGGACCACCCGCGAAGTGGATGTCACCGCCCTGGTGCCGGGCGACGTCGTGCATCTGGGACTCGGGGCCATCATCCCGGCAGACATCCGGCTGCTTACCAGCAAGGATCTGCTGTGTGACGAAAGCATACTGACGGGGGAGTCGCTCCCGGCCAGCAAGGATCCGGCGCAGGTTCCTGCCGGGACGGTGCTGGCAGAGCTGGCGTCCTGTGCCTTCATGGGTACCGTCATCCAGTCGGGAAGTTGCACCGGGGTGGTGGTCGCCACCGGTGGCCACGCCGAATTCGGCCGGATCGCGCTAGGCCTGGGAGAACGTCAGCCCCAAACGGAATTCCAGCTGGGACTTAAGAAATTTTCGTTCCTGCTGCTGCAGGTCGCTGTCGTCCTCACCTCACTGATCTTCATCGCGAATCTGCTGCTTCAGCGGCCGTTGATCGAGTCCCTGCTGTTCTCGCTGGCCATCGCCGTCGGCATCACCCCGCAGCTGCTGCCCGCCATCGTGAGCACCAGCCTGTCCACGGGCACCCGACAGCTTGCCCGGCGGAAGGTCCTGGTCAAGCGCCTGGTCTGCATTGAAGACCTCGGCGACATGGACATCCTGGTGACCGACAAGACGGGCACACTGACCGAAGGAAGAATCAGCTTCACCGGTGCCCTGCCGGCATTTCCGGAGATGTCCGAAGGCGAGCTGCTGACCTTGGGCCTGCTGGCGACCGAGACCGACTACTCGGAGGCAAAGGGTTCGAGCGTGGGGCAAAATCCGCTGGACGCCGCGCTCTGGGAAAGCCGTGACGCCGCTGCGTTTGAACCTGCCCGTTATGAGCGGCTGGACGTGATCGGCTTTGACCATCTGAGGCGGAGGACCAGTGTGTTGGTCCGCGAGGCCGGAGGCCGGGTCCGCATGGTCACCAAGGGTTCGCCGGAGGACGTCCTGGCGCTGTGCGGCGGGACGTCGCCCAGGGTGCGTGCCTTGCTGGATGAACAGTTCGACGCCGGGTCCCGCGTGGTGGCCGTGGCCACCCGGGCCGCCGACGCACTGACGGATATCAGCCCCGCTGACGAAAAAGACCTGACCCTGGCCGGATTCCTCGTCTTCCTGGACCGTCCCAAAGCCAACGCAAGGGCGTCCCTGGACCAGCTGGAGTCCCTGGGCATCACAGTCAAGATCGCCACGGGGGACAACGCCAAGGTGGCCGAGAAGGTCTGTGACGAGCTCGGGGTGCTCTCCGGCGGAACGCTCACCGGTGCCGAGGTAGAGGCCATGTCCGATGAGGAACTGGCCGCCGCCGCCAGGCAGGCCACCATTTTCGCCCGCGTCTCGCCGGAGCAAAAGGCACGCATTATCGGCCTGCTGCGGCTGAGCGGAGGGTCTGTGGGTTTTATGGGTGACGGCGTCAACGACGCCCTGGCCCTGCACAAAGCGGACATTGGCATTTCGGTGGACAGCGCCACCGATGTGGCCAAGGACGCGGCCGACGTCGTTCTGATGGACAAGGACCTGGGCGTCCTGGCCGAAGGGGTGATGGAGGGCCGGAGGATTTTCGCCAACACCATCAAGTACGTGCTCATGGGAACGTCCAGCAATTTCGGCAACATGTTCAGCGCAGCCACGGCGTCCGTGGTGCTGAGCTTCCTGCCAATGCTGCCCGGACAGATCCTGCTCAACAACCTGCTGTACGACACCGGTCAGCTGGCTATACCGGGCGACCGTGTGGACAGGGAACAGCTGCTGGCTCCGTCGCACTGGAATATTTCGTTCATCAGGCGCTTCATGTTTCTCTTCGGTCCGATCAGTTCCATCTTCGATTTCGCGACGTTTGCCCTGATGCTGTTCGCTTTCAATGCCGTTCCCGGAGAGTTCCGGGCCGGCTGGTTCATTGAGTCGATTGCCACGCAAACGCTCATCATCTTTGCCATCCGGACCAGGCGGGTCCCCTTCCTGCGGAGCCGGCCTTCCATCGGGCTGCTGGGCGCGTCCCTTGGAGTGGTCTGCCTGGGTGTCTTCCTTCCGTTATCTCCGCTGGCGGGTGTGCTCGGATTCGACCTGTTGCCCGCGCCGTTCTTCCTGGCGCTTCTGGGCATGACCGTGCTCTATCTGGTCATGGTTGAATTCGCCAAAAAGTGGTTCTTCTCCCGGGCCGCCCAGCAACTGGCAGCCGTGCCGCCAGCCGTCCGTCGCCGCGCGCCCTCGCACCACATCTCCCGCCGCGCTGCCCGCTTCAGCACCCCTAAAGCCGGCATCCCCGGCGGACAGCTGGTCCGCGGCGGACGGAAGAGAAAGACCAAGAACACTCATGCCCGGACAACCCCCGCCCGGTAA
- a CDS encoding S8 family serine peptidase: MSEITINGITIDPIKQNRALRDAGLVAEDASESDHILIQTAEPLTAEQRAELEGLDVRMQEYVSDNTYLVSFPPEDLNRLRDLPFVSWADVYSRVFKIPPPLLPRGADTGDVRSLADHEPHPDRRLERVDLLLHPGIEAGPDLIARVAAAARVEPDAVAVTPGKLRITTSVGQLPELARIDEIREIHPVRERQLFNNVAREILNAQVQLNGTTYRGDGEVVAVADTGFDKGDGANPHPAFTGRVRTLYALGRTAPDKADDPQGHGTHVAGSVLGRGNSATMGGDIEGTAPEAQLILQSVLDSNGGLGGIPVNLNDLFQTTYEDGARVHTNSWGVPGLNLPYDASSREIDEFVWNHQDQVICFAAGNDGVDGNSDGVVDSNSIGSQSAAKNCITVGASESLRKEFAPSYGTYWPGDFPSNPVKRDKQANNPDGMVAFSSRGPTKEGRIKPDVVAPGTSILSTLSRNAPMSNTFGTSTDPLFFFDSGTSMATPLVAGCAAVLRETLVKNGLAAPSAALIKALLINGADTLSGQYNPSEAGDSPNGNSGWGRVNLARSVVLPGAPGNAGLGEGGPLEQGQEDSFTIEIPGEVPKRTGQGRRHRGAAGSPELAAAGVTLKITLVWSDPPGPQLQNDLDLLVFAPDGSERHGNSSASSGFDRQNNVEQVLWTGMPPGEAKIVIRAFRITQFPQPYAYAWRLS, encoded by the coding sequence ATGTCTGAAATCACCATCAACGGCATCACCATTGATCCGATCAAACAGAACCGTGCCCTGCGTGATGCCGGGCTGGTTGCCGAGGACGCCTCGGAGTCGGACCACATCCTCATCCAGACCGCCGAACCGCTGACGGCGGAACAGCGCGCAGAGCTTGAGGGCCTCGACGTCCGCATGCAGGAATACGTCTCGGACAACACCTACCTCGTTTCGTTCCCCCCGGAAGACCTGAACCGCCTGCGGGACCTGCCGTTCGTAAGCTGGGCCGACGTGTACTCGCGTGTCTTCAAGATCCCGCCGCCCCTGCTGCCGCGCGGTGCGGACACGGGCGACGTCCGGTCCCTGGCTGACCACGAACCCCATCCGGACCGCCGGCTGGAGCGCGTGGACCTGCTCCTGCACCCGGGTATCGAGGCCGGCCCGGACCTGATCGCGCGGGTTGCCGCGGCAGCCAGGGTGGAACCCGACGCCGTCGCCGTAACACCCGGGAAACTGCGCATCACCACCTCGGTGGGGCAGCTTCCGGAGCTGGCCAGGATCGACGAAATCCGCGAGATCCATCCGGTGCGCGAGCGGCAGCTGTTCAACAACGTGGCGCGGGAGATCCTGAACGCCCAGGTGCAGCTCAACGGGACAACATACCGCGGCGACGGTGAGGTGGTGGCGGTCGCCGACACCGGTTTCGACAAGGGCGACGGCGCCAACCCGCACCCGGCGTTCACCGGGCGGGTCAGGACGCTCTACGCCCTGGGCCGGACGGCGCCGGACAAAGCGGACGATCCGCAGGGCCACGGCACCCACGTGGCCGGCTCGGTGCTGGGCCGGGGAAACTCGGCCACCATGGGCGGGGACATTGAGGGAACGGCGCCCGAGGCGCAGCTGATCCTGCAGAGTGTCCTCGACTCCAACGGCGGCCTCGGCGGCATCCCGGTAAACCTCAACGACCTCTTCCAGACCACGTACGAGGACGGCGCACGCGTGCACACGAACTCCTGGGGCGTGCCCGGACTGAATCTTCCCTATGACGCCAGCTCACGGGAAATCGACGAATTCGTGTGGAACCACCAGGACCAGGTGATCTGCTTTGCGGCCGGGAACGACGGCGTGGACGGCAATAGCGACGGCGTGGTGGACTCGAACTCCATCGGATCCCAGTCGGCGGCCAAGAACTGCATTACGGTGGGCGCCAGCGAAAGCCTCCGCAAGGAATTCGCGCCATCCTACGGCACCTATTGGCCGGGCGACTTCCCCTCGAATCCGGTCAAGCGGGACAAGCAGGCCAACAACCCGGACGGGATGGTGGCGTTCTCCAGCCGCGGGCCCACAAAGGAGGGGCGCATCAAGCCCGACGTCGTGGCGCCGGGAACCAGCATCCTTTCCACCCTGTCGCGGAACGCCCCGATGAGCAACACTTTCGGCACCTCCACCGACCCGCTGTTCTTCTTTGATTCCGGCACCTCCATGGCAACCCCGCTGGTTGCCGGCTGCGCCGCCGTGCTCCGCGAGACCCTGGTGAAGAATGGCCTGGCCGCGCCCAGCGCCGCACTGATCAAGGCCCTGCTGATCAACGGCGCCGACACCCTGTCCGGCCAGTACAACCCCAGTGAAGCCGGGGACTCGCCCAACGGCAACTCCGGCTGGGGGAGGGTGAACCTGGCACGGTCGGTGGTTCTTCCCGGTGCGCCCGGCAACGCCGGCCTGGGCGAAGGCGGCCCGTTGGAACAGGGCCAGGAGGACTCCTTCACCATCGAAATCCCGGGAGAGGTCCCCAAACGGACTGGCCAGGGGAGACGCCACCGCGGCGCCGCAGGCAGTCCGGAACTTGCCGCGGCCGGGGTGACGCTGAAGATCACCCTGGTGTGGTCCGACCCGCCCGGTCCCCAGCTGCAGAACGACCTGGACCTCCTGGTCTTCGCGCCGGACGGCAGCGAGCGGCACGGAAATTCCTCCGCCTCTTCCGGCTTCGACCGCCAGAACAACGTCGAACAGGTGCTCTGGACGGGCATGCCGCCGGGTGAGGCGAAGATCGTGATCCGGGCGTTCCGGATCACCCAGTTCCCGCAGCCCTACGCGTACGCGTGGCGGCTGTCCTAG